Proteins from one Sulfurospirillum tamanense genomic window:
- a CDS encoding YraN family protein encodes MGLGQEGEAKARAFLLDQGLSIIATNFHSRFGEIDIVAKSTKTLHFIEVKSTKHEDALGRITPAKMQKIQKTIDYFLYKHAFTCNYQIDAIIVTKNGLEWLQNISY; translated from the coding sequence ATGGGCCTTGGCCAAGAAGGAGAAGCAAAGGCACGTGCTTTTCTTCTTGACCAAGGCTTAAGCATCATTGCGACGAATTTTCATTCCCGTTTTGGTGAGATAGATATCGTCGCCAAAAGCACAAAAACCCTTCATTTTATTGAAGTCAAAAGTACCAAACACGAAGATGCCCTTGGGCGCATTACTCCTGCGAAAATGCAAAAAATCCAAAAGACAATCGATTACTTTTTGTACAAACATGCCTTTACATGTAACTACCAAATTGACGCAATAATTGTGACAAAAAATGGTCTTGAATGGCTTCAAAACATAAGCTACTAA
- the trxA gene encoding thioredoxin, protein MGKYIDLNASNFDISKEGVALVDFWAPWCGPCRMIAPVIEELAEEFEGKAKICKVNTDEEQDIAIQFGIRSIPTILFFKDGEMVDQMVGASSKQVLADKLNSLL, encoded by the coding sequence ATGGGAAAATACATTGATTTAAACGCATCAAATTTTGATATTTCTAAAGAAGGTGTTGCGTTGGTTGACTTTTGGGCCCCTTGGTGTGGACCGTGTCGTATGATCGCTCCTGTGATTGAAGAGTTGGCAGAGGAGTTTGAAGGTAAGGCAAAAATTTGTAAAGTAAACACAGATGAAGAGCAAGACATTGCCATTCAGTTTGGCATTCGCTCTATCCCTACTATCCTCTTTTTTAAAGACGGTGAAATGGTAGACCAAATGGTCGGTGCTTCTTCAAAACAAGTTTTGGCGGATAAGCTTAATTCATTGCTCTAA
- the trxB gene encoding thioredoxin-disulfide reductase, with the protein MLDLAIIGGGPAGLTAGLYATRGGLKDVVMFEKGMPGGQITQSSEIENYPGAPKVLTGLEFMESWPEQAMRFGLKHEMEEVLRVSKQPNNVFELTLAGGKTVHAKSVIVCTGSNPKRAGFEGEDTFFGKGVSTCATCDGFFYKGKEVAVLGGGDTALEEALHLAKTSSKIYLIHRRDAFRASPATVEKVKNTPNIELVLNAQIKKVYGGPMGVDGVIVADKAGNERDLKVPGIFTFVGMNVNNGILRQENGDVLCELSKAGEVIVDLSMKTSTPGLFAAGDIRIEAPKQVVCAAGDGATAALSAMGYLEHWESK; encoded by the coding sequence GTGTTAGATTTAGCGATTATTGGGGGTGGCCCCGCAGGATTAACCGCTGGCTTATACGCCACACGCGGTGGATTAAAAGACGTTGTGATGTTTGAAAAAGGAATGCCTGGCGGACAAATCACACAAAGCAGTGAAATTGAAAACTACCCAGGCGCACCCAAGGTACTCACAGGGTTGGAGTTTATGGAGTCGTGGCCAGAACAAGCCATGCGGTTTGGATTAAAACATGAGATGGAAGAAGTGTTGCGCGTAAGCAAACAGCCTAATAATGTTTTTGAGCTTACTTTGGCGGGTGGAAAAACCGTTCATGCTAAAAGTGTGATTGTGTGCACAGGAAGCAATCCAAAGCGCGCGGGCTTTGAAGGGGAAGACACATTTTTTGGTAAAGGTGTCAGTACGTGTGCGACATGCGATGGGTTTTTTTACAAAGGCAAAGAAGTGGCCGTGCTTGGTGGAGGCGATACAGCCTTGGAAGAGGCCTTGCATTTGGCAAAAACATCCAGTAAAATTTACCTGATTCACCGCAGAGATGCTTTTCGTGCCTCACCCGCAACTGTTGAAAAAGTAAAAAATACGCCCAACATTGAGTTGGTCTTGAATGCTCAAATTAAAAAAGTGTACGGTGGCCCCATGGGTGTTGATGGGGTGATTGTGGCGGATAAAGCAGGCAATGAACGTGACCTTAAGGTGCCTGGTATTTTTACCTTTGTGGGCATGAATGTCAACAATGGTATTTTACGCCAAGAAAATGGAGACGTGCTGTGCGAACTTAGCAAAGCAGGTGAAGTGATTGTCGATTTATCGATGAAAACAAGTACACCAGGACTATTTGCCGCGGGAGACATTCGTATCGAAGCGCCCAAACAGGTGGTATGTGCCGCGGGCGATGGAGCAACAGCAGCGCTTAGTGCTATGGGATACCTTGAACATTGGGAGAGTAAATAA
- the dapB gene encoding 4-hydroxy-tetrahydrodipicolinate reductase, which produces MLKIGIHGSTGRMGRMIIENLEEDLEANAAVLHAIETFSFAPPKEAIITDTVTALCEHSDVIIDFTLPVGTEALLEAAIKSPRPLVVGTTGLSEHQQNLLKEAATQMPILYSTNMSLGVAVLNRLVELASKSLREFDIEIVEQHHRYKKDAPSGTAMTLGEHAARGRGLELNEVRVSGRNGMIGERTKDEIAIMALRGGDIVGRHTVGFYNDGEFIEMNHTATSRNTFAKGAIRAAKWIVNQENGLYHISDCLGLN; this is translated from the coding sequence ATGCTAAAAATTGGAATCCATGGTTCTACGGGCCGTATGGGCCGTATGATTATTGAAAACTTAGAAGAAGACTTGGAGGCAAATGCAGCTGTGTTGCACGCCATCGAAACCTTTTCTTTTGCGCCACCCAAAGAGGCCATAATTACAGATACGGTTACTGCATTGTGTGAACACAGTGATGTGATTATTGATTTTACTCTCCCCGTTGGCACCGAAGCTCTGCTTGAAGCAGCGATAAAATCGCCCCGCCCACTTGTTGTTGGAACAACAGGATTAAGTGAGCATCAACAAAACTTGCTCAAAGAAGCAGCAACACAAATGCCTATTTTGTATTCGACCAACATGTCTTTAGGGGTGGCGGTGTTGAACCGCTTGGTAGAGCTGGCTTCTAAAAGTTTGCGTGAATTTGATATTGAGATTGTGGAACAACATCATCGCTACAAAAAAGACGCCCCTAGCGGAACAGCCATGACCTTGGGTGAACATGCAGCACGCGGTCGCGGACTTGAGTTAAACGAAGTGCGTGTTAGTGGTCGCAATGGCATGATTGGAGAGCGTACTAAAGATGAAATTGCCATTATGGCCTTACGTGGTGGTGATATTGTTGGACGCCATACGGTTGGATTTTATAACGATGGCGAGTTTATTGAGATGAACCATACCGCCACGAGCCGCAATACCTTTGCCAAAGGCGCTATTCGCGCGGCAAAATGGATTGTCAACCAAGAAAATGGTCTTTATCACATCAGTGATTGCCTTGGGCTAAATTAA
- the purF gene encoding amidophosphoribosyltransferase gives MCAVVGIFDSKEAAKVAYYALFAMQHRGQEATGISTSNGSSIKTVKRRGLVTDVFDEEAFKLLQGAMAVGHNRYSTAGSASVLDAQPVTASYQLGEISIVHNGNLVNKNEVRSRLIEEGAIFQSSMDTENIIHLIARSQQERLQDRIVEALEAIKGAYSLLILSRHKMFAIRDRYGVRPLSLGKLPDGGYIVASETCAFDLVGAEFVRDIRPGEMVIFEEGKKAPRSVQLFEPDPRICAFEYIYFARPDSIIEGKNVYQVRQRMGRALAKESASKADLVIPVPDSGVAAALGYAKESGIPFEMAIVRNHYVGRTFIEPTQKMRDLKVKLKLSPMRSVLEGKSVVVIDDSIVRGTTSKQIVRLLKSVGVKEVHLKIAAPPIKHPCRYGIDTPSYEELISANHTEEEVCEYVGADSLSFLSIEALIESIGDKQRYSLVSFDGNYFIQ, from the coding sequence ATGTGCGCAGTTGTAGGAATATTTGATTCAAAAGAAGCGGCTAAGGTTGCTTATTATGCGTTGTTTGCCATGCAGCATCGTGGCCAAGAGGCTACAGGCATTAGCACAAGTAACGGCAGTTCTATCAAGACAGTAAAGCGACGCGGATTAGTAACGGATGTGTTTGATGAAGAGGCATTTAAACTTCTTCAAGGAGCCATGGCAGTGGGTCATAATCGCTATTCCACAGCAGGAAGCGCTTCTGTTTTGGATGCGCAACCTGTTACAGCAAGCTACCAGTTGGGTGAAATTTCCATTGTGCACAACGGTAATTTAGTCAATAAAAACGAAGTACGCAGTAGATTAATTGAAGAGGGCGCTATTTTTCAATCTTCAATGGACACCGAAAACATCATTCATTTGATTGCCCGTAGCCAGCAAGAGCGTTTGCAAGACCGCATTGTAGAGGCCCTTGAAGCCATCAAGGGTGCGTATTCACTTTTAATTTTATCGCGCCACAAAATGTTTGCCATACGTGACCGCTATGGGGTGCGCCCTCTTTCTCTAGGAAAACTACCTGATGGCGGGTATATTGTTGCCAGTGAAACTTGTGCGTTTGATTTGGTGGGGGCAGAGTTTGTGCGCGACATTCGTCCTGGAGAAATGGTCATTTTTGAAGAGGGCAAAAAGGCCCCAAGAAGTGTACAACTGTTTGAGCCAGACCCTCGTATTTGTGCTTTTGAGTATATCTATTTTGCAAGGCCAGACAGTATCATTGAAGGTAAAAATGTCTACCAAGTGCGTCAACGAATGGGAAGGGCACTGGCAAAAGAGTCCGCTTCAAAAGCAGATTTGGTGATTCCTGTGCCAGACAGCGGTGTGGCTGCTGCTTTGGGTTATGCTAAAGAAAGTGGCATTCCTTTTGAGATGGCAATTGTGCGCAATCACTATGTGGGACGCACATTCATTGAGCCAACACAAAAAATGCGGGATTTAAAAGTCAAGCTCAAACTTTCTCCAATGCGTTCTGTATTGGAAGGAAAAAGTGTTGTAGTGATTGATGATAGCATTGTACGCGGCACCACAAGCAAGCAGATTGTGCGTCTTTTAAAGAGTGTTGGTGTGAAAGAAGTGCACTTAAAAATCGCTGCACCGCCCATTAAACATCCTTGCCGCTATGGTATTGATACGCCAAGTTACGAAGAGCTTATTAGTGCTAATCATACCGAAGAAGAAGTGTGTGAGTATGTAGGTGCGGATTCACTCTCGTTTCTCTCTATTGAGGCCCTTATAGAAAGCATTGGTGACAAACAACGCTATTCGTTGGTAAGTTTTGACGGTAACTACTTTATCCAGTAA
- a CDS encoding TIGR01212 family radical SAM protein (This family includes YhcC from E. coli K-12, an uncharacterized radical SAM protein.): protein MGRYFRQTFGTSVYKVPVSIMGFTCPNIDGTVAKGGCIYCENESFSPNLSQGNSSPKFRLSHTSPNPFLEEQLAQLEAQVADTKSKLVHKFKAKQFLVYFQSFTNTYAPLDTLKALYERALRFEGVVGISIGTRSDAMTEEVLEYLGGLAKKWEIWVEFGVQSCHDETLKRINRGHDFENASLWIEKCKAKGLKVCAHVIFGLPGENQAMMLESVQKTAALGINAIKIHPLYVTKRTALANEYAKGRFVPMEEALYLDTLVKTLHLLPSDVVVQRITAGVDDDTLIAPAWCGNLKQQRKHIRLALEEAGLYY, encoded by the coding sequence ATGGGACGCTATTTTCGGCAAACATTTGGCACGAGTGTGTACAAAGTGCCTGTTTCTATTATGGGATTTACATGCCCTAATATCGATGGAACAGTGGCTAAGGGCGGGTGTATTTATTGCGAAAATGAATCTTTTAGCCCAAACCTTTCGCAAGGAAATTCCTCCCCAAAATTTCGCCTTAGCCATACAAGCCCTAACCCTTTTTTGGAGGAGCAGTTAGCACAATTAGAGGCACAAGTAGCAGACACTAAGTCTAAGTTGGTGCATAAATTTAAAGCAAAGCAATTTCTTGTTTATTTTCAATCTTTTACCAACACCTATGCCCCTCTTGACACCCTTAAAGCCCTGTATGAAAGAGCGTTACGTTTTGAGGGTGTTGTGGGGATTAGTATAGGCACTCGCTCGGACGCTATGACCGAAGAAGTGCTTGAATACTTGGGTGGATTGGCGAAAAAATGGGAAATATGGGTAGAGTTTGGTGTGCAGTCGTGTCACGATGAAACCCTAAAGCGCATTAACCGTGGGCATGATTTTGAAAATGCTAGCTTGTGGATTGAAAAATGTAAGGCAAAAGGGCTTAAGGTTTGTGCCCATGTTATCTTTGGGCTCCCTGGGGAAAACCAAGCTATGATGCTTGAGTCTGTGCAAAAAACAGCCGCCTTGGGCATTAATGCCATCAAAATACACCCCTTGTATGTTACTAAGCGTACAGCTCTTGCTAATGAGTATGCCAAAGGCAGGTTTGTACCCATGGAAGAAGCACTCTATCTTGATACGCTAGTAAAAACACTACACTTGCTTCCTTCTGATGTGGTGGTGCAGCGGATCACAGCAGGAGTGGATGATGACACATTGATTGCGCCTGCATGGTGTGGAAACCTCAAGCAACAGCGTAAACATATTCGCTTGGCGTTGGAGGAGGCGGGACTGTACTATTAG
- a CDS encoding DUF2393 family protein, with protein MGYFTILHIIALLFLLGVFVLLVLLTRREKRPKVFWAMIFSNTLVTLMLMVFSMLVLDKYTKSAVIENLTQKRVLISEQITFSGQIRNIGNFTIGKCFFEVKLVNNPISAGGLSGSQVFKPTTGLSFGTKKDEKASTVTQTFTIATNLRPEELRNFSVSMPYPSHFQRTTTFQKLHCR; from the coding sequence ATGGGATACTTTACCATTTTACATATCATTGCCTTGCTTTTTTTATTAGGTGTTTTTGTGCTTTTGGTACTTTTAACGCGCCGTGAAAAACGCCCAAAAGTCTTTTGGGCAATGATTTTTTCAAATACGCTTGTTACTTTAATGTTAATGGTATTTTCTATGTTGGTTTTAGACAAGTACACTAAAAGCGCGGTTATTGAGAACTTGACACAAAAAAGAGTGCTCATCTCTGAACAAATCACCTTTTCAGGCCAAATACGCAACATTGGAAACTTTACCATTGGAAAGTGTTTTTTTGAAGTTAAACTTGTCAATAATCCTATCAGTGCTGGCGGGCTAAGCGGTTCTCAGGTCTTTAAACCTACCACTGGACTTTCTTTTGGGACAAAAAAGGACGAGAAGGCATCCACTGTTACACAAACCTTTACCATTGCAACAAACTTACGCCCTGAAGAACTGCGGAACTTTAGCGTATCAATGCCCTATCCAAGCCATTTTCAGCGCACTACCACTTTTCAAAAACTCCACTGTCGCTAA
- a CDS encoding DUF2393 family protein: MRGTMETAKHPLLVYISHFQMGDYIAFAWLILLFFLFIFLAILLAKKRPGLAIIIVLLDLALLFGAPFFIKYYLDRSLRSHQLTLNHVQQLLFSQTLILQGSLANTSPKPFAWCRVSFMVVPKKEGELSRFLATLKPLHQTSISIQTPLSSTEVVPFETVIEPFRLDEETMEVVTKAECY; encoded by the coding sequence ATGCGCGGGACCATGGAAACAGCTAAACACCCCTTGCTTGTTTATATTAGCCATTTTCAAATGGGCGATTACATCGCCTTTGCTTGGCTGATTCTTCTCTTTTTTTTATTTATTTTTTTAGCTATTTTACTTGCCAAAAAACGCCCTGGGCTTGCTATCATCATCGTTTTGTTGGACTTGGCACTGCTTTTTGGAGCTCCTTTTTTCATAAAATACTACCTTGACCGCTCCTTGCGAAGCCATCAACTTACCCTAAATCATGTGCAACAACTTCTTTTTTCACAAACCCTTATTCTTCAAGGCTCCCTTGCCAACACTTCTCCAAAACCTTTTGCATGGTGCCGCGTTTCTTTCATGGTAGTGCCAAAAAAAGAGGGGGAATTATCCCGTTTTCTTGCCACATTAAAACCTTTACACCAAACGTCGATATCCATTCAAACCCCTCTAAGTAGTACAGAGGTGGTACCTTTTGAAACAGTAATTGAACCTTTTAGGTTGGATGAGGAAACAATGGAAGTAGTTACTAAAGCGGAGTGTTATTAA
- the hisIE gene encoding bifunctional phosphoribosyl-AMP cyclohydrolase/phosphoribosyl-ATP diphosphatase HisIE, which yields MEASFVVDWKKVDGLLPVVVQDTHSREVLMLAYMNEEAYTLTCKEGYAHYFSRTKQRLWKKGESSGHVQKIDAIFLDCDNDTLLLHVTQTGLACHTGRPSCFFNRVDTGEVLGHVDADTVAMYGVVDHLYHVINERKLANPETSYVAKLYTKGENTLLKKVAEEAAEFCFAIKDNNIQEAIYEAADLLFHTLVALGYRDIHPDRVKQELARRFGLSGIEEKNARDHGNS from the coding sequence ATGGAAGCGTCTTTCGTAGTAGACTGGAAGAAGGTTGATGGCCTTCTTCCAGTAGTGGTTCAAGACACCCACTCCAGAGAAGTGCTAATGCTCGCCTACATGAACGAAGAAGCCTATACCCTTACATGTAAAGAGGGGTATGCGCACTATTTTTCACGCACCAAACAACGGTTGTGGAAAAAGGGTGAAAGTAGCGGCCATGTGCAAAAAATAGACGCTATTTTTTTAGATTGCGACAACGATACCCTGCTTTTACATGTAACCCAAACAGGTCTTGCGTGTCACACTGGACGGCCTTCGTGCTTTTTTAATCGGGTAGACACAGGTGAAGTCCTCGGGCATGTCGACGCAGACACGGTGGCTATGTACGGTGTTGTTGACCATCTCTACCACGTCATCAACGAACGTAAACTTGCCAATCCTGAAACCTCTTACGTAGCCAAACTCTACACCAAGGGCGAAAATACACTCCTTAAAAAAGTGGCTGAAGAAGCAGCAGAGTTTTGCTTTGCTATCAAAGACAATAACATTCAAGAAGCTATTTATGAAGCGGCCGATTTGCTGTTTCACACCCTTGTAGCCCTAGGCTACCGCGACATTCATCCTGATAGGGTTAAGCAAGAACTTGCGCGCCGTTTTGGACTAAGCGGCATCGAAGAGAAAAATGCGCGGGACCATGGAAACAGCTAA
- a CDS encoding prohibitin family protein: MPADLNDYFKKRNGGGNSGGGNNNGGGGPSFNFEPPNFFKDFGKKAGIFYVLLALIVITVIAKPFVIINSGEVGIKATAGKFDPIPMQPGFHLFIPFIQQVIVVDTKARIINYASQEDVGEIIQRGSGITRKASIAVLDARGLPVSIDITVQYRLNAANAPQTIAAWGLAWEDKIINPVAREVVRSVAGKYAAEELPMNRNEIATLIEEGIRVRMENQPNMPADLLSVQLREIILPIKIKEQIERVQVARQEVERTRYEVERANQEALKRAALAEGTAQARIIESRGEADAIKIEADANAYANLEIGKSLTPRLLELRQIEVQNKFNEALRENKDAKLFLTPGGAVPNIWVDSKDAQKTTSVSQ; encoded by the coding sequence ATGCCAGCAGATTTGAACGACTATTTTAAAAAGCGCAACGGTGGCGGAAACAGCGGTGGCGGAAACAACAACGGTGGCGGAGGCCCGAGCTTTAATTTTGAACCACCTAATTTTTTCAAAGATTTTGGAAAAAAAGCGGGAATTTTTTATGTGCTTTTAGCCCTCATCGTCATTACCGTCATTGCCAAACCTTTTGTGATTATCAACTCTGGTGAAGTGGGCATCAAAGCTACCGCCGGTAAGTTTGATCCCATCCCAATGCAACCAGGATTTCACCTTTTTATTCCTTTTATTCAGCAAGTCATTGTCGTGGACACTAAAGCGCGCATCATTAACTACGCCTCTCAAGAGGATGTAGGAGAAATCATTCAACGCGGTTCTGGTATCACACGAAAAGCCTCCATTGCTGTTTTAGACGCAAGGGGCCTTCCTGTTTCTATCGACATCACTGTTCAGTACCGACTCAACGCGGCTAACGCGCCCCAAACCATTGCCGCATGGGGTTTAGCATGGGAAGATAAAATCATCAACCCTGTTGCCCGTGAAGTGGTGCGCTCGGTTGCCGGCAAATACGCCGCAGAAGAGTTGCCTATGAACCGTAATGAAATCGCTACCTTGATTGAAGAGGGGATTCGTGTGCGCATGGAAAACCAGCCTAACATGCCTGCAGACTTACTCTCCGTGCAATTGCGCGAGATTATCCTTCCCATTAAAATCAAAGAGCAAATTGAGCGGGTCCAAGTAGCGCGTCAAGAGGTGGAACGCACCCGTTATGAAGTAGAACGCGCCAACCAAGAAGCCCTTAAGCGGGCAGCCCTAGCCGAAGGTACTGCACAAGCACGTATCATCGAATCACGGGGTGAAGCCGATGCTATTAAAATCGAAGCGGATGCTAACGCGTACGCTAACTTAGAGATCGGCAAGAGCTTAACACCGCGTCTTTTAGAACTCCGTCAAATCGAAGTGCAAAATAAATTCAACGAAGCTTTGCGTGAAAACAAAGATGCCAAGCTTTTCCTTACTCCTGGAGGCGCAGTGCCAAACATTTGGGTAGATAGTAAAGATGCTCAAAAAACCACAAGTGTTTCTCAGTAA
- a CDS encoding branched-chain amino acid transaminase, with protein sequence MNKAEFIWMDGTFVPWDEANVHILTHTLHYGNGVFEGTRAYQTQKGLAIFKLREHTTRLLNSAKITMITPNFDLETLEQAQIELLRKNHFKSNVYLRPLIFLGYGVMGLYHVSAPVRTAIAAWEWGTYLGEEGLEKGIRVKISSFVRNPVKSTMGKAKAVANYLNSQMAKFEAKDAGYDEALLLDDDGFIAEGSGECFFIIRDGVLISPPNDNSLESITQGMVLELARAKGIPVERRRVTRDEVYMADEAFFTGTAAEVTPIRNVDGRVIGNGTRGTMTKELQEAYFDVVYGRNPAYEHLLTYI encoded by the coding sequence ATGAATAAAGCAGAATTTATCTGGATGGATGGCACATTTGTTCCTTGGGATGAGGCCAATGTTCACATCTTAACCCACACCCTTCACTATGGAAATGGTGTTTTTGAGGGCACACGTGCCTACCAAACCCAAAAAGGCTTGGCTATCTTTAAATTGCGTGAACACACCACACGGTTACTCAACTCCGCCAAGATTACCATGATTACCCCTAATTTTGACCTTGAAACCCTAGAGCAAGCGCAGATCGAACTCTTGCGCAAAAATCACTTTAAAAGCAATGTCTACTTGCGCCCCCTTATCTTTCTAGGATATGGCGTGATGGGTTTGTACCACGTTAGCGCGCCTGTGCGCACGGCGATTGCCGCGTGGGAATGGGGCACGTATCTTGGCGAAGAAGGCCTAGAAAAAGGCATTCGTGTCAAAATCTCTTCGTTTGTACGCAACCCTGTGAAATCCACTATGGGCAAAGCCAAAGCAGTAGCCAACTACCTCAACTCTCAAATGGCCAAATTTGAAGCCAAAGACGCAGGGTATGACGAGGCGCTTTTACTGGACGATGATGGTTTTATCGCCGAGGGAAGCGGGGAGTGCTTTTTTATTATCCGCGATGGCGTGCTCATCTCTCCACCCAATGACAACTCACTAGAAAGCATCACCCAAGGCATGGTCCTTGAACTTGCTCGCGCCAAAGGCATCCCTGTTGAGCGCCGTCGGGTCACGCGCGATGAAGTCTATATGGCCGATGAAGCCTTTTTTACAGGCACAGCCGCTGAAGTTACGCCCATTCGCAACGTGGACGGCCGTGTCATTGGTAATGGGACAAGAGGGACCATGACCAAGGAGCTCCAAGAAGCCTATTTTGATGTGGTATACGGGCGAAACCCCGCATACGAGCATCTTTTAACCTATATCTAA
- the bcp gene encoding thioredoxin-dependent thiol peroxidase codes for MPKCGDLAPEFCLPNQDEAEVCLRDIKGRWIVLYFYPKDNTPGCTTEACDFTAALPEFDALDAVVLGVSPDSPKKHRNFIEKKELGITLLSDESTQMAQEYGVWQLKKMCGKEYMGIVRTTFIIDPKGKIAHVWENVKVKDHAKAVRETLAKLQA; via the coding sequence ATGCCAAAATGTGGAGATTTAGCCCCAGAATTTTGCTTGCCTAACCAAGACGAAGCTGAAGTATGTTTGCGCGACATTAAAGGAAGATGGATTGTGCTTTACTTTTACCCCAAAGACAACACGCCTGGATGCACCACGGAAGCCTGCGATTTTACCGCCGCTCTTCCTGAGTTTGACGCCCTTGATGCAGTGGTGTTAGGCGTGAGTCCTGATAGTCCCAAAAAACACCGCAATTTTATTGAGAAAAAAGAGTTAGGCATTACGCTGTTGTCCGATGAGAGCACGCAAATGGCCCAAGAATACGGCGTGTGGCAGTTGAAAAAAATGTGCGGCAAAGAGTACATGGGCATCGTACGCACGACGTTTATCATCGACCCTAAAGGCAAGATTGCCCACGTGTGGGAAAACGTCAAAGTCAAAGACCACGCCAAAGCGGTGCGCGAAACCTTGGCAAAGCTACAAGCATGA
- a CDS encoding asparaginase: protein MGKRQSQRPRQSGARNLGKATSMSNTVARVYRGKWVDLTHQAHVAVVDKNGKLLYSLGDPERFTFVRSSAKPFQALVACESGAVEGYGLNDEALALLCASHNGEALHVKNVVEILEKAGLGEAALQCGTHPSLAPAVAKTQPSVLTNAYSNCSGKHTGMLITTQWLGEDVTTYLEPSHPHQERILEVLSELSDTPKEAIGLATDGCGVPVHSLPLRSFALATAHMADPSALEPKRAAYLRRIAGAMMAHPFMVAGSGRVCTRLMEEAKGEAFVKLGADGYYMAGVPSKGWGITCKVEDGNVAICEGLIIHVLHQLGVLSQEGFDALEGFHSPKRTNHRGEVVGRVAYDVVLREHP from the coding sequence GTGGGAAAACGTCAAAGTCAAAGACCACGCCAAAGCGGTGCGCGAAACCTTGGCAAAGCTACAAGCATGAGCAACACCGTCGCGCGTGTGTACCGGGGAAAATGGGTGGATTTAACCCACCAAGCCCATGTGGCCGTGGTGGATAAAAACGGCAAGTTGCTCTACAGCTTAGGTGATCCTGAGCGTTTTACCTTTGTGCGCTCCTCGGCAAAACCCTTTCAGGCTCTTGTGGCGTGCGAGAGTGGCGCGGTTGAGGGGTATGGGTTAAATGATGAAGCACTGGCCTTGTTGTGCGCTTCTCACAATGGAGAAGCTTTACATGTAAAGAATGTGGTGGAGATTTTGGAAAAAGCGGGCTTAGGGGAAGCGGCGTTGCAGTGTGGTACCCATCCTTCTTTGGCTCCTGCTGTTGCCAAAACCCAACCTTCTGTGCTTACTAACGCCTATTCTAATTGCTCAGGAAAACACACGGGTATGCTCATTACCACGCAGTGGTTGGGCGAAGATGTTACGACCTATTTGGAGCCTTCTCACCCCCACCAAGAGCGCATCTTGGAGGTTCTTTCAGAGCTTAGTGACACGCCAAAAGAGGCCATCGGTTTAGCGACAGATGGGTGTGGAGTGCCAGTACACTCCCTTCCGTTACGCTCTTTTGCATTGGCGACCGCGCACATGGCAGACCCCAGTGCTTTGGAGCCCAAGCGGGCAGCGTACCTTAGGCGGATTGCTGGGGCGATGATGGCGCATCCATTTATGGTGGCAGGTTCGGGTCGGGTGTGTACCCGCCTTATGGAAGAAGCCAAGGGTGAAGCCTTTGTGAAACTCGGCGCAGATGGGTACTATATGGCAGGGGTGCCTAGCAAGGGTTGGGGCATTACATGTAAAGTGGAAGATGGCAATGTCGCCATTTGCGAAGGGCTGATTATCCACGTGTTGCACCAGCTTGGGGTCTTGTCTCAAGAAGGGTTTGATGCCCTTGAGGGCTTTCATTCGCCCAAACGCACCAATCACCGCGGCGAAGTGGTGGGGCGCGTGGCGTACGATGTTGTGTTGAGAGAACACCCGTGA